One stretch of Paenibacillus sp. FSL R5-0341 DNA includes these proteins:
- a CDS encoding YcdB/YcdC domain-containing protein — protein MSLNWKFNVRFKMFATKATTAAMATLLLASQTPGFAGSASAARAEQVTEATTGDNEQLDATSNDVPEGAKISSRQASENILKLFPLLKKATISSARFDSPNSYPPPDYKAWEIGFQITQGNHTSGFNATVHAGTGEVLSVHLPSDVMDKHISESDVKLTKAEAEEKAVALLYQAIPGLKDTEYAPLGDLYSSIEQQSLFGRTEYRYAYQLKHDGLLSDAETVYINVDESGLVTGYSRGTTSAKYPSSKPAASEEKARQQFEEQFDVELAYISKDRLSSKQGQQYYLGYTPKNISIVPIEANTLERINTLTGKAVDEDSLQQDTKLKGDVTPFVPAKGTRLNVQQAANRVATNFEIPKGYKLEHSQLSKGLYASPNNQVWSLSWSDRSANMSYMFMRDISAQVDAVTGQIYSYTMMQRMGPEMEQEKPTEEKAEKLVTRKQAEKLAMNTVIALVPDATEQFRLANVIEIDDARTFMFQRYLNGIPVKDDTAQVQVLNNGAVNEFYTRIAATPEQLPVEKEPAISYEEAKAIYLEEFKLVLAYSRYGGWGTNSGEVIPVGVNLAYMPTRDDHSIYGTYEVLDANTGEWTLLYGDTSSATKADPTDISGHVAEAALRNMTQHGVLLADEQGRVFPDRVITRGDWFNYLARAINPNMDLYYSGDGDDKLYADVTPDSPYYKAVRALIDQRWLAGADPEQNLNPQEEMTREELAVLLVRILRYEKLAGFYTLPSDLPNIADASAITSKGAVSLSLKLGLLPSIEGRFMPARKVTVAEASEVLERLAKLQGKTDTFMSGNRLY, from the coding sequence TTGAGTTTGAATTGGAAGTTTAATGTACGTTTCAAAATGTTCGCAACCAAAGCAACAACCGCAGCGATGGCAACACTGTTACTTGCTTCGCAAACACCAGGTTTTGCAGGCAGCGCATCAGCCGCGAGAGCTGAACAGGTGACCGAAGCGACAACGGGGGATAATGAACAACTAGACGCAACGAGCAATGACGTGCCTGAGGGAGCAAAAATCTCATCCAGGCAAGCCAGTGAAAATATACTGAAATTATTTCCATTGTTAAAGAAAGCAACGATCTCATCTGCCCGATTCGATTCACCTAATTCTTATCCACCGCCAGACTACAAGGCATGGGAGATCGGGTTCCAGATTACACAAGGCAATCATACCTCAGGATTCAATGCAACTGTACATGCAGGCACAGGGGAAGTGTTAAGTGTACATTTGCCGTCGGATGTCATGGATAAGCATATCTCGGAATCGGATGTGAAGCTAACCAAGGCTGAAGCCGAAGAGAAGGCTGTGGCACTGTTGTACCAAGCGATTCCAGGTCTGAAGGACACGGAGTATGCTCCGCTTGGAGATCTGTATTCTTCCATTGAACAACAGTCATTGTTTGGCAGAACAGAGTATCGATATGCTTACCAGTTAAAACATGACGGATTGTTATCTGACGCAGAGACAGTCTACATAAATGTGGATGAAAGTGGTTTGGTGACAGGTTACTCACGAGGCACTACCTCAGCTAAGTATCCTTCATCGAAACCGGCAGCTTCAGAAGAGAAAGCCAGACAGCAGTTTGAAGAACAGTTTGATGTGGAGCTGGCTTATATCTCCAAAGATCGTCTGTCTTCCAAGCAGGGTCAGCAGTATTACCTTGGCTACACACCGAAAAATATCAGTATCGTTCCGATTGAGGCGAATACGTTGGAACGGATTAATACTTTAACAGGTAAAGCTGTAGATGAAGATTCTCTACAGCAGGATACGAAGTTGAAAGGTGATGTGACTCCTTTTGTCCCGGCTAAGGGTACGAGGTTAAATGTACAGCAGGCCGCCAATCGGGTGGCAACCAACTTTGAAATTCCGAAGGGTTACAAGCTGGAGCACAGCCAGTTAAGCAAGGGATTGTATGCAAGCCCGAACAATCAGGTATGGAGCCTGAGCTGGAGTGATCGAAGTGCCAATATGTCCTATATGTTCATGCGGGATATCTCAGCACAGGTAGATGCAGTTACAGGACAGATCTACAGCTATACAATGATGCAACGAATGGGACCGGAGATGGAGCAGGAGAAGCCAACTGAAGAGAAGGCAGAGAAATTGGTAACCCGGAAACAGGCTGAGAAACTGGCGATGAACACAGTCATTGCACTAGTTCCAGATGCAACGGAGCAGTTCCGGCTGGCTAATGTTATTGAGATAGACGATGCACGCACCTTTATGTTCCAACGGTATCTGAACGGCATCCCGGTCAAGGATGATACGGCACAAGTACAGGTGTTGAACAACGGGGCAGTTAATGAATTCTATACGCGTATTGCAGCAACGCCTGAACAACTGCCAGTAGAGAAAGAACCAGCCATCAGTTACGAAGAGGCAAAGGCAATCTATCTGGAAGAGTTCAAGCTGGTTCTGGCATACTCTCGTTACGGTGGATGGGGTACGAACAGCGGTGAAGTCATCCCGGTGGGAGTTAACTTGGCTTATATGCCTACACGAGATGATCATTCGATCTACGGCACCTATGAAGTGCTGGATGCTAATACAGGAGAATGGACGTTGTTATACGGAGATACAAGCTCTGCAACCAAGGCTGATCCTACGGATATTTCTGGCCATGTGGCTGAAGCAGCTCTGCGGAATATGACACAGCATGGCGTATTGCTTGCGGATGAGCAGGGACGTGTATTCCCGGATCGTGTGATCACCCGAGGTGACTGGTTTAACTATCTGGCAAGAGCGATTAACCCGAATATGGATCTCTACTATAGTGGGGACGGAGATGACAAGCTGTATGCCGACGTTACACCTGACAGCCCGTATTATAAGGCAGTTCGGGCATTAATCGATCAGCGCTGGCTTGCCGGAGCAGACCCTGAACAGAATCTGAATCCGCAAGAAGAGATGACACGTGAAGAATTGGCAGTGCTGCTTGTACGTATTTTACGCTATGAGAAGCTGGCCGGATTCTATACGTTGCCATCGGATCTTCCCAACATTGCGGATGCCAGTGCCATTACGAGCAAGGGTGCAGTTTCCCTGAGTTTGAAATTGGGCTTGCTTCCTTCGATTGAAGGACGATTCATGCCTGCACGCAAAGTGACAGTAGCTGAAGCGTCGGAGGTACTGGAACGGCTTGCCAAGCTTCAAGGCAAGACAGATACGTTTATGAGTGGTAATCGTCTGTATTAG
- a CDS encoding alpha/beta fold hydrolase yields MKAKTMIGGMLAVAAVTAGGLWKAAVKSQTPKKIPITLTPPMPFEDVTFDSGGGRVHGWFIPARADIPKPWPLVIIAHGWGSNRSRVLRYARPIWEAGYALFMYDVRSHGASDPVRAASAYLFRDDLLAALQYTTARPEIDADAIGVLGHSLGGLGTILAVTEGIPVSAVITDSMPSQFEVIVSSELRRRRLPLFPLAQLIPRIWFWRLGESLKSYRQRDPVMMLNERRRGMQLPMLMVHSKGDNFIPPSELEYFMSKADPPVEHLWVNSGGHSCSEEDPAFWDTVIPFLQTHVQGRSNSNDSTIASS; encoded by the coding sequence GTGAAAGCTAAAACAATGATTGGCGGCATGCTGGCCGTTGCCGCAGTAACGGCAGGTGGATTATGGAAGGCCGCTGTGAAGAGCCAGACACCCAAGAAGATTCCAATCACCCTGACGCCTCCAATGCCATTTGAGGATGTGACCTTTGACAGTGGAGGAGGTCGAGTGCATGGCTGGTTCATCCCGGCCAGAGCTGACATTCCGAAACCATGGCCGCTCGTTATTATTGCACATGGCTGGGGCTCCAATCGCTCCCGTGTTCTTCGTTACGCGCGTCCGATCTGGGAAGCAGGATATGCCCTGTTTATGTATGATGTTCGCAGTCATGGGGCCAGTGATCCGGTTCGTGCTGCATCTGCCTACCTGTTCCGGGATGATCTGCTCGCGGCATTGCAGTATACGACTGCACGACCAGAGATTGATGCGGATGCCATCGGAGTGCTTGGACATTCTTTGGGTGGACTGGGTACGATTCTTGCAGTGACGGAGGGAATCCCTGTATCAGCAGTAATTACGGACTCGATGCCATCGCAATTTGAGGTAATCGTCAGTTCGGAGCTGAGACGTCGGCGTCTACCCCTCTTTCCACTGGCCCAGTTAATTCCGAGAATCTGGTTCTGGCGATTGGGTGAATCTCTGAAATCCTATCGTCAGCGTGATCCGGTGATGATGCTGAATGAACGGCGCAGGGGAATGCAATTACCGATGCTTATGGTGCACTCCAAGGGAGATAATTTTATTCCCCCGAGTGAGCTAGAATATTTTATGTCCAAAGCCGATCCGCCTGTGGAACATCTATGGGTCAACAGCGGAGGACACAGTTGTTCCGAGGAAGATCCCGCCTTCTGGGATACTGTTATTCCATTCTTGCAAACCCATGTCCAAGGTCGGTCTAATTCGAACGATTCCACTATTGCGAGCAGTTAA
- a CDS encoding collagen binding domain-containing protein — translation MSIVIIALLLVTQMMQGWIFTPTMHAQDEMTNLPASAMSDTASEEGSAVSGEGNNVDVAANPEEEEDASTPGDQQGNVMRLLNASAGPVITEHLITSVQMYNQAPVDNGDGTIEIKGDKIKDIRPRIQDEVAVVFTWGLADDTHNYSDGSTYTFNLPDKFIIGSQLKGDLDGGVGEYVVNTDGTIIFTFNELIEHAKLEGNFYVWIKFDESKMEDGLKQKINFSSVGQGIIDVHFANTATDKLKKSGSANKNNFNSDEIDWTVDFNQGEKAMNNAVLTDTLPTNLELKGNIEIRELEVQLNGSVKEGPVVQTESAFPVQLGDTDKAYRVSYTTSVKAPTVAPFTNVVYQNQVALTSDQSEYNETDIGRVSVSFNEPLNKSGQDSAYDPVTQTITWKVQYNYNQQEIVQANAWIEDRFDTAKQKLIDNSVKVYQVDISPSGAASNRTLINPNEYTLEAMNTGFDDGFRLHFKNDITKAYEIEYDTQSIARVYTNDTITNTVNMYDGTSKTGRRDIQEVIFAKSVKSENFNTKEIEWQIVLNRDLQDMTDIVITDNYEGKHMKLIPGSLQISGANKDDFELTADPADPSYEKGFSVRLKNGVTLNTEHVITYTTSFDPTAGMPTNNEYRNSATIDWEESDVAQTTISKSAVVKPQEYTIQNGNKKGEYSAKDKTITWTIDVNYNLYDIQDAILKDAYTGNQSFVDGSLKVHELVLQGENNVTAIGSEVVLTAGQFQLNPDGKGFALDMGNIGKAAYRIQYQTSLDGPYSVEGAYANQAVLTDGEGGEVRFNRSASVTPAHGGVYVQKTGQQIGSTDKASWTVNINPSQSYVPAGSPLTDTLSENQILLADSLKLYATNLPANNSGNVSTKAGLVDPADYELVVEGNTFTFTFKKDLHTAFILEYQSYINADHGARIENKVEFAGQSSSVVGEGNQAGIKVSLAGAGGGASTGLGKITIHKVSDAGIPLEGAIFAIYNASGTTLLETLKPTDENGVIESSRNYRLNNLTNGVPYKLKELSAPAGYLVDPEYGAASGKTIEFKDADIAFEIENKKIRQGFELTKVDAVDSSKTLQGAAFELYLNNGATREKIDELTTGEDGKIAKGGLLAGNYELVEVEAPEFYQLDATSIPFTIVENQTQIITLTKSNVMGTDGKLVVTKVNAKDQSVLSGIEFELRDPSNMVVDTKVTDLNGVIEFDNLAYGSYTLVETKAEGFVIEQPETVVSITKPETQLTIENKENDRSVKLIKYNAGRTQHLQGAVFELWAQSALMDANGNWEFHKVTGLDEATLTTNQQGEIVLEDLDINKYQLVEIKAPNGYILDTTPVPFEITNIQTEVVVVEKTNQAIPVSGGSSGPYNPGTPTTGVTPDPEKPVISEPGTPGPSIPGTVVTEPTEPGGGTGIPTDEDSGVAPPTPSVSNGDDTAPPTGDTDAPDGDSALAPPAGADTDGSQGTGDAASQQTGNAVAEGMLPKTGEESTLAFTVTGMMLMALGSAGYAYFRRRQSFQR, via the coding sequence ATGAGCATAGTGATCATTGCTCTATTGCTGGTCACGCAAATGATGCAGGGTTGGATATTTACACCAACGATGCATGCTCAGGATGAAATGACTAATTTGCCAGCCAGTGCAATGAGCGATACAGCATCAGAAGAAGGTTCGGCAGTTTCGGGAGAGGGAAACAACGTTGATGTTGCTGCCAATCCGGAAGAAGAGGAGGATGCCAGTACTCCAGGAGATCAGCAAGGAAATGTGATGCGTTTGCTTAATGCATCCGCAGGCCCGGTGATCACAGAACATTTAATTACAAGTGTGCAGATGTACAATCAGGCCCCTGTAGACAATGGAGATGGCACGATCGAAATAAAAGGCGATAAGATTAAGGATATTCGTCCACGTATTCAGGATGAAGTAGCTGTAGTCTTTACATGGGGACTCGCAGATGACACGCACAACTATAGCGATGGTTCTACGTACACCTTTAACTTACCCGATAAATTCATCATTGGATCGCAGCTTAAAGGTGATCTGGATGGCGGTGTTGGGGAGTATGTGGTGAATACAGATGGCACAATCATCTTTACCTTTAATGAACTGATTGAACATGCGAAGCTGGAAGGTAACTTCTATGTGTGGATCAAGTTCGATGAGAGCAAGATGGAAGATGGCTTGAAACAAAAGATAAACTTTAGTTCCGTTGGACAAGGCATCATTGATGTACACTTTGCCAATACAGCCACGGATAAATTAAAGAAATCGGGAAGCGCAAACAAAAACAACTTTAACTCCGATGAAATTGACTGGACCGTTGATTTTAACCAAGGCGAGAAGGCCATGAACAATGCTGTTCTTACAGATACGTTGCCAACAAACCTGGAACTTAAGGGAAACATCGAAATTCGCGAATTGGAAGTGCAATTGAATGGATCTGTAAAAGAAGGTCCAGTGGTGCAAACGGAGTCTGCGTTTCCTGTTCAACTGGGAGACACAGATAAGGCCTATCGTGTGAGCTACACAACAAGTGTTAAAGCACCAACCGTTGCTCCGTTCACCAACGTGGTGTATCAAAATCAGGTTGCGCTGACATCAGATCAGAGTGAGTACAATGAAACGGACATTGGTCGGGTCAGCGTGAGCTTTAATGAGCCTTTGAACAAGTCAGGGCAAGATAGTGCATATGATCCGGTGACACAGACGATCACATGGAAAGTGCAATACAACTACAATCAACAAGAAATCGTGCAAGCGAATGCTTGGATTGAAGACCGGTTTGATACGGCAAAACAGAAGCTGATCGACAATTCCGTTAAAGTGTATCAAGTGGACATTAGTCCAAGCGGAGCCGCTTCAAATCGGACGCTGATCAATCCGAATGAATATACACTTGAAGCGATGAATACAGGCTTCGATGACGGCTTCAGATTACATTTTAAGAACGATATTACAAAGGCCTATGAGATCGAATATGATACGCAATCCATCGCTCGGGTCTATACAAACGATACGATAACCAATACCGTGAATATGTATGATGGTACTTCCAAAACAGGCCGAAGAGACATTCAGGAAGTCATTTTTGCAAAAAGCGTAAAAAGTGAAAACTTCAACACAAAAGAAATCGAATGGCAGATTGTGTTGAACCGTGATTTACAGGACATGACGGATATCGTCATCACCGACAATTATGAAGGCAAACATATGAAACTCATTCCGGGTAGTCTGCAAATTAGTGGTGCTAACAAAGACGACTTTGAACTGACCGCAGATCCGGCTGATCCCTCGTATGAAAAAGGATTCTCCGTTCGGCTGAAGAACGGCGTTACACTTAACACAGAACATGTTATTACCTACACGACAAGCTTTGATCCAACGGCAGGTATGCCAACGAATAATGAATATCGCAACTCAGCTACGATCGATTGGGAAGAGTCCGATGTAGCACAGACTACAATTAGCAAATCTGCTGTGGTCAAACCCCAAGAGTACACCATTCAAAATGGTAACAAGAAGGGCGAATACAGCGCCAAAGACAAAACGATCACTTGGACAATTGATGTAAACTACAACTTGTACGATATTCAGGATGCAATCCTTAAGGATGCCTACACAGGTAACCAATCTTTTGTAGACGGTTCATTGAAGGTTCATGAGCTGGTGTTGCAGGGAGAAAATAATGTTACTGCAATAGGTAGCGAGGTTGTGCTGACGGCTGGACAATTCCAGCTGAACCCGGACGGTAAAGGCTTTGCATTGGATATGGGTAACATCGGCAAAGCAGCTTATCGTATTCAGTACCAAACAAGCCTGGATGGACCTTATTCCGTCGAAGGCGCATATGCCAACCAGGCTGTTCTAACGGACGGTGAGGGCGGTGAAGTACGCTTTAATAGATCAGCAAGTGTCACGCCAGCTCATGGTGGTGTGTATGTACAAAAAACAGGTCAACAGATCGGTTCAACGGATAAAGCATCATGGACGGTAAATATTAATCCAAGCCAATCTTATGTTCCCGCGGGTTCTCCATTAACGGATACCCTGTCGGAAAACCAGATTTTATTGGCCGATTCATTGAAATTATATGCAACGAACCTGCCTGCCAACAATTCAGGCAATGTATCCACCAAAGCGGGTCTGGTTGATCCGGCTGATTATGAATTGGTCGTGGAGGGCAATACATTTACCTTCACCTTCAAGAAAGACCTTCATACTGCATTCATTCTGGAATATCAGTCCTACATTAATGCCGATCATGGCGCTCGAATTGAGAATAAGGTTGAATTCGCAGGTCAGTCTTCCTCAGTGGTAGGCGAAGGCAATCAGGCGGGCATCAAAGTTTCATTGGCCGGAGCAGGCGGAGGAGCATCCACAGGTTTGGGCAAAATCACTATTCACAAAGTCAGTGATGCAGGAATTCCGCTGGAGGGGGCGATATTCGCAATCTATAATGCGTCTGGAACTACGCTTCTGGAAACATTGAAACCAACGGATGAGAACGGAGTGATTGAAAGCTCCAGAAATTATCGATTGAACAATCTGACGAATGGCGTACCGTATAAGTTAAAAGAACTGTCTGCACCGGCAGGATACTTGGTTGATCCTGAGTATGGCGCTGCTTCAGGCAAAACAATTGAATTCAAGGATGCGGATATCGCCTTTGAAATTGAAAATAAAAAGATTCGTCAAGGCTTTGAATTAACCAAGGTAGATGCGGTGGACTCCTCCAAGACACTTCAGGGTGCAGCTTTTGAATTGTACTTGAACAATGGCGCAACCCGGGAGAAAATAGACGAGTTAACGACAGGGGAAGATGGGAAAATCGCCAAAGGTGGACTCTTAGCAGGGAATTATGAACTGGTAGAAGTTGAGGCACCTGAGTTTTACCAGTTGGATGCTACATCAATTCCCTTTACCATTGTAGAGAACCAGACTCAGATTATTACATTGACGAAGTCTAATGTGATGGGGACGGATGGGAAACTTGTCGTTACCAAAGTAAATGCCAAGGATCAGTCCGTATTAAGCGGAATTGAGTTCGAACTGCGAGATCCTTCTAACATGGTCGTTGATACTAAAGTAACGGACCTGAACGGAGTCATTGAATTTGATAACTTGGCCTATGGTTCATATACATTGGTAGAGACCAAGGCAGAAGGCTTTGTGATTGAACAGCCCGAGACGGTTGTATCTATTACCAAACCGGAAACCCAATTGACCATCGAAAATAAAGAAAATGATCGTTCCGTAAAATTGATTAAATATAATGCGGGTCGAACTCAGCATCTGCAGGGAGCTGTTTTTGAATTATGGGCTCAAAGTGCATTGATGGACGCAAATGGGAATTGGGAGTTCCACAAGGTAACAGGTCTAGATGAAGCTACACTGACAACCAATCAACAAGGTGAAATTGTACTTGAAGACTTGGATATCAATAAATATCAGTTGGTTGAAATAAAAGCGCCTAATGGATATATCTTGGACACAACGCCAGTACCATTTGAAATTACGAACATCCAAACCGAAGTTGTAGTTGTGGAAAAAACGAATCAGGCTATCCCGGTATCGGGTGGGTCGAGTGGACCTTATAATCCGGGAACACCTACTACGGGTGTAACACCAGATCCAGAAAAACCAGTAATATCGGAACCAGGAACACCAGGACCATCGATTCCAGGCACGGTTGTTACTGAACCTACAGAACCTGGGGGAGGAACCGGAATTCCAACAGATGAAGATTCCGGAGTAGCGCCACCGACACCTAGCGTTTCGAACGGTGACGACACTGCACCTCCAACTGGGGATACAGATGCACCGGACGGGGATAGTGCATTAGCACCTCCTGCTGGAGCGGACACAGACGGATCACAGGGTACTGGAGACGCTGCATCACAGCAGACCGGAAACGCTGTAGCAGAGGGAATGCTGCCGAAGACAGGCGAAGAGAGCACACTGGCTTTCACTGTTACAGGCATGATGCTGATGGCATTAGGTAGTGCGGGATACGCCTACTTCCGACGTAGACAATCGTTTCAACGCTAG
- a CDS encoding transglutaminase domain-containing protein, producing the protein MGKNGKRIITILLAGCLIAVALPRTVDLDQLYAASGTSDISTATDLRQTLLTAMSQRTEELVFTYKGNVKGLKKQLQTSIDEAMKSDPYIQYTVKSYAFNYKGSNVSAEVHVTLSYRETKEQTDYVNRKVTNVLKEIIKPGMTDHEKVKVIHDWIVLNLSYDTSLKKYTAYDGLVTGSTVCQGYSLLAYRMLERVGIDNRIVEGTAGGQLHAWNIVNLDGKWYHMDTTWDDPTPDRKGKVSHSYYLLSDDEMARDHIWTGKSKYPAAPAPYREALLKLVKAGDSKKAAYQKLYHALDYSLYDEQDAVKGHAALKTKVQSTLKEGGTSLTFRYKGTEAGLIEDLQDLYQLGMKSISYYVSKMEGTTDLRVKINWTL; encoded by the coding sequence ATGGGTAAGAACGGGAAACGAATTATCACCATATTGCTGGCAGGCTGTCTGATTGCTGTAGCGTTACCACGTACGGTTGATCTGGATCAGCTGTATGCTGCATCGGGTACATCAGATATATCCACGGCTACGGATCTGCGCCAGACTTTGCTTACCGCAATGTCACAGCGAACGGAGGAACTTGTTTTTACATACAAAGGCAATGTGAAAGGCCTCAAAAAACAATTGCAAACCTCCATCGATGAGGCAATGAAGAGTGACCCCTATATTCAATATACCGTTAAAAGTTATGCATTTAATTATAAAGGTTCCAATGTGTCGGCCGAAGTACATGTGACGCTCTCCTACCGGGAAACCAAGGAACAGACCGATTATGTAAATCGTAAAGTCACGAACGTGTTGAAAGAAATTATCAAACCAGGCATGACGGATCATGAGAAGGTCAAAGTCATCCATGATTGGATTGTGCTTAACCTTTCCTATGATACCTCGCTGAAGAAATATACCGCCTACGACGGTCTTGTTACGGGCAGTACCGTCTGTCAGGGATATTCACTGCTAGCATATCGGATGTTGGAGCGAGTAGGCATTGATAACCGGATTGTGGAAGGCACAGCAGGTGGGCAGCTTCATGCCTGGAATATCGTGAACCTGGACGGCAAGTGGTATCACATGGATACCACCTGGGATGATCCTACTCCTGACCGTAAAGGTAAGGTAAGCCACAGCTATTATTTGCTGAGCGATGATGAGATGGCACGTGACCATATCTGGACAGGCAAAAGCAAGTACCCTGCTGCGCCAGCCCCTTATCGGGAAGCTTTATTGAAGCTGGTGAAGGCCGGAGATAGCAAAAAGGCTGCCTATCAGAAGCTGTACCATGCTCTGGACTACTCCCTGTATGATGAACAGGATGCGGTTAAAGGCCATGCTGCGCTGAAGACCAAGGTTCAAAGTACACTGAAGGAAGGCGGAACCTCGCTCACGTTCAGGTATAAGGGTACTGAGGCTGGGCTGATTGAAGATTTGCAGGATTTGTACCAGCTTGGCATGAAATCGATATCTTATTATGTATCCAAAATGGAAGGTACCACCGATCTACGCGTCAAGATTAACTGGACACTTTAA